One genomic region from Bradyrhizobium icense encodes:
- the cax gene encoding calcium/proton exchanger codes for MNPLFKEIRHSPLLWMLVFVPTVLVVEIIAPSAHTSLFVLAVLAIVPLAALLSHATESVAEKTGDAVGGLLNATLGNLTELIIALAALRAGEYMLVKASIAGAIVTNSLFMLGASFLLGGLRHRVQDYNRASGRLHAALLLMATIALLAPAAVADLNLAQGEAVSQKLSIGLAILLISAYALSLLFSLRTHKDLFVSANHDGKDAYGAWPTGLAVGTLIIVTILVALVSEIFVGSVQKAGETLGMSPAFVGFIVVALVGGAAEMAVAFSAARKNRLDMSVSIALGSASQIALFVAPVLVVLSYFIGPKPMDLLFWPGAVTMVMIATVTSCFITNSGRSAWFIGALLIFIYAIFAMTLYIVPPGVHAH; via the coding sequence ATGAACCCGCTATTCAAAGAAATTCGACACAGCCCGCTCCTTTGGATGCTTGTCTTCGTTCCGACTGTGCTTGTTGTCGAAATAATTGCGCCTTCGGCGCATACCTCATTGTTTGTCCTCGCCGTGTTGGCGATTGTGCCTCTTGCTGCCTTACTCAGCCACGCAACCGAGAGTGTGGCCGAGAAAACGGGAGATGCGGTGGGCGGGTTGCTCAACGCGACCTTGGGGAATCTGACGGAGCTGATAATCGCGTTGGCTGCTCTCCGCGCCGGAGAGTATATGCTTGTGAAGGCCTCGATTGCCGGCGCAATCGTCACTAACTCTCTCTTTATGTTGGGTGCGTCGTTCCTGTTAGGCGGGTTGCGTCATCGGGTGCAGGATTACAATCGCGCCAGCGGGCGGCTTCATGCGGCCTTGCTGTTGATGGCCACAATCGCGCTTCTTGCCCCCGCGGCGGTGGCTGATCTGAATTTGGCGCAAGGAGAGGCTGTATCGCAGAAGCTAAGTATCGGCTTGGCGATCTTGCTCATATCGGCATACGCGTTGAGTCTGTTGTTTTCGCTTCGAACGCACAAGGACCTGTTTGTCAGCGCGAATCACGACGGCAAGGATGCGTATGGGGCCTGGCCTACCGGCTTAGCCGTCGGAACCTTGATCATCGTCACCATTCTCGTAGCACTTGTTAGCGAGATTTTCGTCGGATCTGTCCAGAAGGCGGGAGAGACGTTGGGCATGAGCCCGGCCTTCGTCGGGTTTATCGTGGTGGCGCTTGTCGGTGGTGCGGCTGAAATGGCCGTTGCATTCTCTGCGGCGCGGAAGAACCGCCTTGATATGAGCGTCAGCATTGCGCTGGGCAGCGCGTCCCAGATCGCTCTTTTTGTCGCGCCGGTTCTCGTCGTGCTCAGTTACTTCATTGGCCCCAAGCCAATGGATCTGCTGTTTTGGCCGGGCGCAGTTACGATGGTGATGATCGCAACCGTGACGTCTTGCTTCATAACCAACAGCGGACGCTCTGCATGGTTTATCGGCGCGCTGCTGATATTCATCTATGCGATCTTTGCCATGACCCTCTACATCGTTCCTCCGGGCGTGCACGCCCATTGA
- a CDS encoding GNAT family N-acetyltransferase — translation MQDLANYSATEHLRDGREVKIRALQPDDKDDMLAAIGRTGTQSLQRRFFVVKRGFSETEIAFFMNIDFVNHAALVALAEEDGRSVIIGGGRYVVTQPGQAEIAFVVIDNYQSQGLGTMLMRHLSIIARRAGVKELIAEVLPENVAMRKVFEKFGFRAQRGSDPQVLHLVLKL, via the coding sequence ATGCAGGACCTGGCGAACTACTCTGCTACCGAACACCTGCGCGACGGCCGCGAGGTCAAGATCCGCGCGCTACAGCCCGACGACAAGGACGACATGCTAGCGGCTATCGGCCGCACCGGGACACAGTCGCTGCAACGTCGCTTCTTTGTGGTGAAGCGAGGCTTCTCGGAAACGGAAATCGCCTTCTTCATGAATATCGATTTCGTCAATCACGCCGCCCTCGTCGCACTCGCCGAGGAAGATGGACGGAGCGTCATCATTGGCGGCGGACGCTACGTCGTTACCCAACCCGGCCAGGCCGAGATCGCCTTTGTCGTGATCGACAATTATCAGAGCCAAGGCCTGGGTACGATGTTGATGCGCCACCTGTCGATCATTGCCCGAAGGGCTGGAGTGAAGGAATTGATCGCCGAGGTCCTGCCCGAGAACGTTGCCATGCGGAAAGTCTTTGAGAAATTCGGCTTCCGAGCTCAACGCGGAAGTGATCCGCAGGTATTGCACCTTGTACTGAAGCTCTGA
- a CDS encoding DUF3141 domain-containing protein — protein sequence MSLEKLELPGGAMSGLVASAVEYMVDAGQRTALFLDIMRQRGDQYREHVAQTAPHVLSYAAELIIDGRKLEHPVNYALVRIIPPKGVEIDLKRRPFVVVDPRAGHGPGIGGFKADSEIGVAMKAGHPCYFIGFLPEPMPGQTIERIARAEAIFIEKVIERHPEADGKPCVIGNCQAGWAVMILASLRPQLFGPLIIAGAPLAYWAGVHGKYPMRYSGGLLGGSWLTALSSDLGGGKFDGAWLVQNFESQNPSNTLWTKQYNVYSKVDSEADRYLEFERWWGGHVNLNAEEIQFIVDELFIGNNLAAGQVKMSDGTAVDLRNIRSPIVVFCSKGDNITPPQQALHWILDLYANVDEIRAYGQTIVYTVHETIGHLGIFVSGGVAKKEHAEFSSNIDLIDVLPPGLYEATFEARGPETLNDEFTVGQWVMRCEARTLDDIRAMGGNSPEDERRFETAKRISEMNLAAYRKYLQPWIKSMVTPQMAELMRNWHPLRLQYEMFSSQNPWMKMVEGAAERAREDRKSVTMDNPFLVLQEKISKQIVRSLDQWRDSQEALSEAMFLSIYGSPALQAAVGIGPKSTPSRQREMDPKHRAFLEARIKELKSKIGAGGLREAAIRALLYVGSARGMVDERSLEALRRLRQQDESARMTLAEFKMLVREQFFMLLLDREAALAAIPTLLPENKGERRKAFAAIQEVLSASAEISGEVANRLKQVAGLFGLDAADSSNVRSFGNRAS from the coding sequence ATGTCTCTCGAGAAACTGGAACTGCCCGGCGGCGCAATGTCGGGGCTCGTTGCCTCCGCAGTGGAGTATATGGTCGATGCCGGACAGCGCACGGCGCTGTTCCTCGACATCATGCGCCAGCGCGGCGACCAATATCGCGAGCATGTGGCGCAGACGGCGCCGCACGTATTGAGCTATGCCGCGGAACTCATCATAGATGGCCGCAAGCTCGAGCATCCTGTCAACTACGCGCTGGTTAGGATCATCCCGCCCAAGGGCGTAGAGATCGATCTGAAACGCCGGCCCTTCGTCGTGGTCGATCCCCGCGCCGGGCATGGACCGGGCATTGGCGGATTCAAGGCTGACAGTGAGATCGGGGTCGCGATGAAGGCGGGCCATCCCTGCTACTTCATAGGGTTCCTGCCCGAGCCCATGCCCGGCCAGACCATCGAGCGTATCGCGCGGGCCGAGGCCATCTTCATCGAGAAAGTGATCGAGCGACATCCGGAGGCCGACGGCAAGCCGTGCGTGATCGGCAACTGCCAGGCGGGTTGGGCGGTCATGATCCTCGCTTCACTGCGACCCCAACTGTTTGGTCCGCTGATCATCGCTGGCGCGCCGCTCGCCTATTGGGCCGGCGTGCACGGCAAGTATCCGATGCGCTATTCGGGCGGACTGCTCGGGGGAAGCTGGCTGACGGCGTTATCCAGTGATCTCGGCGGCGGAAAGTTCGATGGCGCCTGGCTGGTGCAAAATTTCGAGAGCCAAAATCCGTCCAACACGCTGTGGACCAAGCAGTACAATGTGTACTCCAAGGTCGATTCCGAGGCCGACCGCTATCTCGAATTCGAGCGCTGGTGGGGCGGACACGTCAACCTCAACGCGGAAGAGATTCAATTCATCGTCGATGAACTCTTCATCGGCAACAATCTCGCTGCCGGCCAGGTCAAGATGTCTGACGGTACGGCGGTCGACCTCCGCAACATCCGTTCGCCGATCGTTGTGTTCTGCTCAAAGGGTGACAACATCACCCCGCCGCAGCAGGCGCTGCACTGGATCCTCGACCTCTATGCCAACGTCGACGAGATCAGGGCGTACGGCCAAACCATCGTCTATACGGTGCATGAGACGATCGGTCACCTTGGCATTTTCGTCTCCGGCGGGGTGGCCAAGAAGGAGCACGCGGAATTCTCCAGCAACATCGACCTGATCGATGTTCTGCCGCCCGGCCTCTATGAGGCGACCTTTGAGGCGAGGGGGCCGGAAACGCTCAATGATGAGTTCACGGTGGGGCAGTGGGTTATGCGCTGCGAGGCTCGTACGCTGGACGATATTCGCGCCATGGGCGGCAACTCGCCGGAGGATGAGCGCCGCTTCGAGACTGCCAAGCGCATCTCGGAAATGAATCTCGCGGCGTACCGGAAGTACCTCCAGCCCTGGATCAAGTCGATGGTGACACCGCAGATGGCGGAGCTGATGCGCAATTGGCATCCGCTACGGCTGCAATATGAGATGTTCAGCAGCCAAAATCCCTGGATGAAGATGGTAGAGGGCGCAGCAGAGAGGGCGCGCGAGGATCGCAAATCGGTGACCATGGACAATCCCTTCCTGGTCTTGCAGGAAAAGATATCGAAGCAGATCGTCCGTTCGCTCGACCAATGGCGAGACTCCCAGGAAGCGCTCAGCGAAGCAATGTTCTTGTCCATCTATGGCTCGCCTGCATTGCAGGCCGCCGTCGGGATCGGTCCGAAATCGACACCCTCGCGCCAGCGCGAGATGGACCCGAAGCACCGTGCGTTTCTGGAGGCACGTATCAAGGAATTGAAGTCGAAGATTGGAGCCGGCGGTTTGAGGGAGGCCGCTATCCGGGCGCTGCTCTATGTTGGGTCGGCCCGCGGCATGGTGGACGAACGCAGCCTCGAGGCATTGCGGCGGCTGCGCCAGCAGGACGAGTCGGCGCGGATGACGCTGGCCGAGTTCAAGATGCTGGTGCGGGAGCAGTTCTTCATGCTGCTGCTCGACCGGGAGGCCGCGCTCGCGGCCATCCCAACGCTCCTGCCCGAGAACAAAGGTGAGCGCCGCAAGGCCTTCGCTGCCATTCAGGAAGTGCTCTCGGCGAGTGCGGAAATATCCGGTGAGGTGGCAAATCGCCTGAAGCAAGTGGCAGGGCTGTTCGGGCTTGATGCGGCGGACAGCTCGAACGTCAGGTCATTCGGGAACAGGGCGTCCTAG
- a CDS encoding formate/nitrite transporter family protein translates to MTEPASAPQVPIFNLRAYSPAEIEEAVEKVGVKKANLPFLTSFMLAIVAGGGIGFGALYYSIVASDPTLSFATVRVVGGLVFTLGLTLVLIGGAELFTGNNLIVMAWASGKVSTRTMLRNWAIVYFGNFVGALGLIVLVFYSHHLDMNDGRVGASVLNTAAGKIRPDVIALFFKGILCNVLVCAALWLAYAGRTVTDKMVALILPISAFIAAGFEHCVANMYFLPLAWLLVQTGQVPADFDSSLITLSGILHNLVPVTLGNIVGGAGFVGAVYWAIYRVTFGKSR, encoded by the coding sequence ATGACCGAACCGGCGTCCGCGCCCCAAGTTCCGATCTTCAACCTGCGGGCCTATAGCCCCGCGGAGATCGAGGAGGCCGTGGAAAAGGTTGGCGTGAAGAAGGCAAATCTGCCTTTTCTGACCTCCTTCATGCTGGCGATCGTGGCCGGCGGCGGCATCGGATTTGGCGCGCTTTACTACTCCATCGTGGCCAGTGATCCGACGTTGAGCTTCGCTACCGTGCGCGTCGTCGGGGGGCTTGTTTTCACCCTCGGACTGACTCTTGTTCTTATCGGTGGAGCCGAGTTGTTTACCGGCAACAACCTGATCGTGATGGCATGGGCCAGCGGCAAGGTTTCCACGCGTACGATGCTCCGCAACTGGGCCATCGTCTACTTCGGCAATTTCGTTGGGGCGCTTGGGCTCATTGTCCTGGTCTTTTATTCGCATCATCTCGACATGAATGATGGCCGCGTCGGTGCGTCGGTATTGAACACGGCGGCTGGAAAGATCCGTCCGGATGTGATCGCGTTGTTCTTCAAAGGCATTCTGTGCAACGTCCTCGTGTGCGCGGCACTCTGGCTTGCCTATGCGGGCCGCACGGTAACTGACAAGATGGTTGCCCTCATACTGCCGATCTCTGCCTTCATAGCCGCCGGCTTCGAGCACTGCGTTGCCAACATGTATTTCCTGCCGTTGGCGTGGTTGCTGGTCCAAACAGGTCAGGTTCCAGCAGACTTCGATTCATCGCTCATCACGCTTTCCGGCATACTGCACAACCTCGTGCCGGTTACACTGGGCAATATCGTGGGCGGCGCCGGCTTTGTCGGCGCCGTCTACTGGGCGATCTATCGAGTAACGTTCGGCAAATCCCGTTGA
- a CDS encoding aspartate:alanine exchanger family transporter, with the protein MLDLARDIIGSQPILTAFLAIGVGYLVGQISIGGFSLGVGAVLFVGLAIGAFAPKAQIIGPIGLTGLIMFLYGIGILYGRQFFEGMVGAGQKYNFLALIACLAGLGVALALGQLFGIKIGHTLGLYAGSMTSTATLQAALDVTQTKDPSIGYSIGYPFGVIGPILCIYFMTRLVQPKFPAKTQRFHMGEISIGPNFAGRTLDELSKQALSYVQVTMVRKAGQNIVPAGDTVLSAGDALLVVGESRDAISRAAAKLGKLEPGRLASDRADLDYIRVFVGKASVVGIPLSSLPMPSGFPTHLLHVRRYDADLVPSPDLMLEFGDRVGVLTPPDRKEDIRKHFGDTVKATAEFSYVSLGLGMVMGVLLGLIPIPIPGVGVVTLGIGGGPLIVALILGKLRRTGPMLWTMPLPANIVLRNFGLAMFLATVGVNAGQPFVRTVAESGFTMLFIGAAVLLTTVAIVLLVGHYLMRIPYDDLVGIASGATGNPAILVYSTKMAPTERPDIGYAMIFPSMTLVKVIAVQIIGLLAIGSTGG; encoded by the coding sequence ATGTTGGACCTAGCCCGCGACATCATAGGAAGCCAGCCGATCCTGACGGCATTTCTCGCCATTGGCGTGGGTTATCTGGTGGGGCAGATCAGCATCGGCGGCTTCTCGCTCGGTGTGGGCGCCGTGCTCTTTGTGGGCCTGGCCATCGGTGCGTTCGCGCCGAAAGCCCAGATCATTGGGCCGATCGGGCTGACCGGGCTTATCATGTTCCTCTATGGCATCGGCATTCTCTACGGCCGGCAGTTCTTCGAAGGCATGGTCGGCGCCGGGCAAAAATACAATTTTCTGGCGCTTATCGCCTGTCTGGCGGGCCTCGGTGTCGCGCTGGCGTTGGGACAGCTCTTCGGTATCAAGATCGGCCATACGCTCGGCCTCTACGCGGGTTCGATGACAAGCACGGCAACGCTGCAGGCGGCGCTTGATGTCACCCAGACGAAGGATCCCTCGATTGGTTACTCGATTGGTTATCCCTTTGGCGTCATCGGTCCGATCCTTTGCATTTATTTCATGACGCGCCTCGTGCAGCCGAAATTCCCGGCCAAAACCCAGCGCTTTCACATGGGCGAAATTTCCATTGGCCCCAACTTCGCCGGACGCACGCTCGACGAATTGAGCAAGCAAGCTCTGAGCTATGTCCAGGTCACAATGGTTCGCAAGGCGGGCCAGAACATCGTCCCAGCGGGCGATACGGTGCTATCGGCAGGTGATGCCCTGCTCGTTGTCGGCGAAAGCCGGGATGCGATCTCACGGGCGGCAGCCAAGCTTGGAAAGCTTGAGCCGGGCCGGCTCGCCAGCGACCGTGCCGATCTAGATTACATCCGCGTTTTCGTCGGCAAGGCCAGCGTGGTGGGAATCCCGCTCTCAAGTTTGCCGATGCCTTCTGGCTTTCCGACGCACCTGCTGCACGTACGGCGCTACGATGCCGACCTGGTGCCGTCACCCGACCTGATGCTGGAATTTGGCGATCGCGTCGGCGTGCTGACGCCGCCGGACCGCAAGGAGGATATTCGCAAGCACTTCGGCGATACGGTGAAAGCGACTGCTGAATTTAGCTACGTATCCCTTGGACTCGGGATGGTGATGGGCGTCCTCCTCGGCCTGATCCCGATCCCGATTCCGGGAGTCGGCGTCGTGACTCTTGGTATCGGCGGCGGCCCGCTAATCGTCGCCCTCATCCTCGGCAAACTACGCCGCACCGGACCCATGCTCTGGACCATGCCGTTGCCGGCGAACATCGTCCTGCGAAACTTCGGTCTTGCGATGTTCCTTGCCACCGTGGGCGTCAATGCCGGACAACCCTTTGTCCGCACCGTCGCCGAATCAGGCTTCACCATGCTGTTCATCGGTGCCGCCGTCCTCCTTACCACGGTGGCGATCGTGCTGCTGGTCGGTCACTACCTCATGCGCATCCCGTACGATGACCTCGTCGGCATCGCGTCAGGTGCAACGGGCAATCCCGCCATTCTCGTCTATTCGACCAAGATGGCGCCGACCGAGCGGCCTGACATCGGCTACGCCATGATCTTTCCATCGATGACGCTGGTGAAGGTGATCGCCGTGCAGATCATCGGACTTCTTGCCATAGGCAGCACGGGTGGATGA